From a single Oceanobacillus kimchii X50 genomic region:
- a CDS encoding phage portal protein, whose protein sequence is MKIFQRVKNAAFGAYMAWKGKQFDFSSWANRTFWGFDNSTLATNETIFSVVTRLSNSVATLPLKLYENYSLASNQASDVLLHNPNSNMTGFEFIRNLETNRNEKGNGYALIERDIRQQPTKLTLINPDYVEPVLESNTKELWYQILGEDGNRYYIHNMEMLHVKHIIGSNSIKGINPIEVLSNANDFDKAVREFSLKEMKSAPNSFILKYAANIDNEKRDKVIADFKRFYQENGGILFQEPGVEINELERKYVAADTLATERITRSRVANVFNIPVTMLNDNEGQSYSSNEHFMRVYVDLTLMPIVRQYEQEFNKKLLTPVQRKAGYYFKFNVKALLRADTAVQGEYYAKAIRNGWLTPDEVRMKEDDQPLGGNASKLWVSGDLYPIDLDPSERKTNNKKDE, encoded by the coding sequence TTGAAGATATTTCAACGAGTAAAAAACGCTGCCTTTGGTGCTTACATGGCATGGAAAGGTAAGCAATTTGATTTTAGTTCATGGGCAAATCGTACTTTCTGGGGCTTTGACAACTCCACACTAGCGACAAATGAAACGATATTTAGTGTAGTTACTAGACTATCAAACAGTGTGGCTACATTACCTTTAAAGCTTTATGAAAATTACAGTTTAGCTAGTAATCAAGCTTCTGATGTATTACTTCATAATCCTAATTCTAATATGACTGGTTTTGAATTTATTCGTAATTTAGAAACCAATCGAAATGAAAAAGGAAATGGATATGCCTTGATAGAAAGAGATATTCGTCAACAACCAACCAAATTAACATTAATCAACCCGGATTATGTTGAACCTGTACTAGAATCCAATACAAAAGAATTGTGGTATCAAATTCTAGGTGAAGATGGGAATAGATACTATATTCATAACATGGAAATGCTTCATGTTAAACACATTATTGGGTCCAACAGTATAAAAGGCATTAATCCAATAGAAGTGTTAAGTAATGCGAATGACTTTGATAAAGCCGTGAGAGAGTTTAGCTTGAAGGAAATGAAAAGTGCGCCAAACTCTTTTATACTAAAATACGCAGCTAATATTGATAACGAAAAACGTGATAAAGTAATTGCTGATTTTAAACGTTTCTATCAAGAAAATGGTGGTATTCTGTTCCAAGAGCCAGGAGTAGAGATTAATGAACTGGAAAGAAAATACGTTGCTGCGGATACGTTGGCTACAGAGAGAATAACTAGATCACGTGTTGCGAATGTATTTAATATACCAGTTACGATGCTTAATGATAATGAAGGTCAAAGCTACTCAAGTAATGAACATTTTATGAGGGTGTATGTGGACCTTACGCTTATGCCAATTGTCAGACAGTATGAACAAGAATTTAATAAAAAGTTACTTACACCAGTTCAAAGAAAAGCTGGTTATTATTTTAAATTTAACGTCAAAGCCTTATTACGTGCTGATACTGCTGTTCAGGGTGAGTATTACGCTAAAGCTATTAGGAATGGTTGGCTCACACCAGATGAAGTAAGGATGAAAGAAGATGATCAACCTCTTGGCGGAAATGCTTCTAAGTTGTGGGTTAGTGGAGATTTGTATCCAATTGATTTAGATCCAAGCGAAAGAAAAACAAATAACAAAAAAGATGAATAA
- a CDS encoding terminase large subunit, whose product MKMTTTSTISKNVKKAKQSFSFITWKKEQVKKGNILEIPSDKLLTTWYAEQLVKGSIVASKNNILAAKRHLNDLKRQGTDEFPWIFVEDKGHRPVRFIEKFCKPSKGDFNQLVAQPWQHFVIGSLYGWVHKDTGIRRFREGLIFIGRKNGKSTLISGLSLYSFSKDGENGADVFLLANTKQQAGIIFEEAKKMVKKSPKLNKQFNAKRDEIKYDKTFSTIEPRASDSEKLDGLNTHLGVFDEIHEFKDYKLINVMKKSRGSRKQPLILYITTAGYQLDGPLVKYYDDGVQVLEGAIQDERTFYYLAELDSEKEFDQPENWIKANPNMGVSLDLDVLTGDWDKDKRTPEERSDFITKQFNIFANGSKVPFIDFKTLEKNDKHMDVKAMRGAQAVGGYDLSDSEDFTSACLEFPLDTGEVFVLSHSWIPLKKVIENNEKIPYREWERLGYLTIVDEEYINKDIVEKWLEEQANIYNVELITYDPAKAFRLNKSLEEKGYVTEVVRQGFVTLGPALDDLKEMFLDGKVIFNENPLLRWYINNVELVKDRNNNRMPTKAGRYRKIDGFAALLNAHTKVMEKLIVASSDGDIGVVSMADLLK is encoded by the coding sequence ATGAAGATGACAACGACTTCGACAATTTCTAAAAACGTTAAAAAAGCAAAGCAAAGTTTTAGCTTTATTACATGGAAAAAAGAACAGGTTAAGAAAGGAAACATTTTAGAAATACCATCAGATAAATTACTCACTACTTGGTATGCGGAACAATTAGTAAAAGGTAGCATTGTAGCTAGTAAAAATAACATATTGGCTGCAAAAAGACACCTTAACGACTTAAAAAGGCAAGGAACAGACGAGTTCCCATGGATATTCGTAGAAGATAAAGGGCATCGTCCGGTACGATTTATCGAAAAGTTTTGTAAACCATCAAAAGGTGATTTTAATCAACTAGTAGCCCAACCGTGGCAACACTTCGTCATTGGTTCATTATATGGTTGGGTTCATAAAGACACAGGTATAAGACGCTTTCGAGAGGGTCTTATTTTTATTGGTCGAAAAAATGGAAAGTCGACCTTAATTAGTGGCTTATCTCTCTATTCTTTCTCTAAAGATGGGGAAAATGGAGCGGATGTGTTCCTTTTAGCCAATACAAAGCAACAAGCAGGAATCATCTTTGAAGAAGCTAAAAAAATGGTTAAGAAATCACCTAAGTTGAATAAACAGTTTAATGCAAAGCGTGATGAAATAAAGTACGATAAAACATTTTCTACAATCGAACCTAGGGCATCAGATAGTGAAAAACTAGATGGATTAAACACGCATTTAGGTGTGTTTGATGAGATTCACGAGTTTAAAGACTATAAATTGATTAACGTAATGAAAAAATCACGTGGTTCTCGTAAACAACCTTTAATTTTATATATTACTACAGCAGGATACCAATTAGATGGTCCATTGGTTAAATATTATGATGATGGAGTTCAAGTCTTAGAAGGAGCAATTCAAGACGAAAGAACATTTTATTATTTAGCTGAATTAGATAGCGAAAAAGAATTTGATCAACCCGAAAATTGGATTAAAGCTAATCCAAATATGGGCGTTTCTCTTGATTTAGATGTTTTAACAGGCGATTGGGATAAGGACAAGCGTACTCCAGAAGAACGATCAGACTTCATAACAAAGCAATTTAATATCTTTGCGAACGGCAGTAAGGTTCCGTTCATTGATTTCAAGACATTAGAAAAAAACGATAAACATATGGATGTAAAAGCAATGAGAGGAGCGCAAGCTGTTGGAGGTTATGATTTATCTGATTCCGAGGATTTTACAAGTGCTTGCCTAGAATTTCCGTTAGATACTGGTGAGGTTTTTGTATTATCTCACTCATGGATACCGCTTAAGAAAGTAATTGAAAATAACGAAAAGATACCTTACCGAGAGTGGGAAAGGTTGGGTTATCTAACCATTGTGGATGAAGAATATATAAACAAAGATATTGTAGAAAAATGGCTCGAAGAACAAGCGAATATCTATAATGTTGAATTAATAACGTATGACCCAGCAAAAGCCTTTAGATTAAACAAATCACTGGAGGAAAAAGGATATGTTACCGAAGTAGTGCGACAAGGGTTTGTTACATTAGGTCCAGCGTTAGATGATTTGAAAGAAATGTTCCTAGATGGAAAAGTTATATTTAATGAAAATCCGTTACTACGGTGGTATATCAATAATGTTGAGCTTGTGAAGGATAGAAACAATAACCGAATGCCGACAAAAGCAGGTAGGTATCGTAAAATAGATGGTTTTGCTGCATTATTAAACGCTCATACAAAAGTAATGGAGAAGTTGATAGTCGCTAGTAGTGACGGAGATATTGGAGTTGTCAGTATGGCTGATTTACTAAAATAA
- a CDS encoding phage terminase small subunit P27 family gives MAKPTAAKIKAYLGESYQESDEELIQLYIETHEFYTRMKKELKKSDLMYEYTNKAGATNLVKNPLSIELTKTVQTLNNLLKSLGLTPAQRKKVVNEDDNDFDNF, from the coding sequence ATGGCAAAACCAACTGCAGCTAAGATAAAAGCTTATTTGGGTGAGAGTTATCAAGAATCAGACGAGGAACTTATTCAGCTATATATTGAAACACACGAATTTTACACCAGGATGAAAAAGGAACTTAAAAAGTCTGATTTAATGTACGAATACACCAATAAAGCTGGAGCAACAAACTTAGTTAAAAATCCTCTTTCTATCGAGTTAACCAAAACTGTACAAACATTAAATAACCTGTTGAAGTCTCTTGGTCTTACTCCTGCTCAACGAAAGAAAGTAGTGAATGAAGATGACAACGACTTCGACAATTTCTAA
- a CDS encoding HNH endonuclease — protein sequence MKILPNTWTSKTKLTQKMRDAFYKTGLWEKCRGTVLERDGYLCQVCMEQDEPTPANTVHHIVHLKDDPSKALDEENLISVCYECHNDLHPEKGFGQSKSKTKSKRIKTFEVNSNPDSFW from the coding sequence ATGAAGATACTTCCTAACACATGGACTAGTAAAACAAAGCTAACCCAAAAAATGAGAGATGCATTTTATAAAACTGGCCTATGGGAAAAATGCAGGGGTACCGTACTAGAAAGAGACGGGTATCTATGTCAGGTATGTATGGAGCAGGATGAACCAACTCCAGCTAATACTGTGCATCACATCGTACACCTTAAGGATGATCCTAGTAAGGCATTGGACGAGGAGAACCTAATAAGTGTTTGCTATGAATGTCATAACGATTTACATCCAGAGAAAGGTTTTGGACAAAGTAAATCGAAAACAAAATCAAAAAGAATAAAAACATTTGAAGTAAATTCTAATCCAGATTCATTCTGGTAG
- a CDS encoding DUF4145 domain-containing protein: protein MRQIKCYDEFNGLAQPFSIYIDRYPDECPICHYSLVPKLIDSFITTEDRVESIFKCTKHNCSFLFIGYFRLDKAYVYGRGADSRWIFEFAVPRLNESKEFSDEITMLSTSFVEIYNESLKAESEQLMHVAGMGYRKSLEFLIKDYLIDYKKQEKQTIENKLLGRCIRDHIDHVRIKELAKRAAWLGNDETHFVRKWENKSITDLKQLIQLVVNWISQEILSDKLIESMPE from the coding sequence TTGAGACAAATTAAGTGTTATGACGAATTTAACGGCCTAGCACAACCTTTCTCTATATATATTGATAGATATCCAGATGAATGTCCAATTTGCCATTATTCACTCGTACCAAAATTGATCGACTCTTTTATTACCACCGAAGACCGAGTTGAATCTATTTTTAAATGCACAAAACACAACTGTAGTTTTCTTTTTATCGGATATTTTCGATTAGACAAGGCTTATGTTTACGGGAGAGGGGCAGATAGTCGTTGGATATTTGAATTTGCTGTACCTAGATTAAATGAATCAAAAGAGTTTTCAGATGAGATTACAATGTTATCAACTTCTTTTGTGGAAATTTATAATGAATCATTGAAAGCTGAAAGTGAACAGTTAATGCATGTTGCAGGCATGGGTTATAGAAAATCATTAGAATTTCTAATTAAAGATTATTTAATTGATTATAAAAAACAAGAAAAGCAAACAATTGAAAACAAGCTTCTTGGTAGATGCATTAGAGATCATATTGATCACGTAAGAATAAAAGAGTTAGCAAAAAGAGCTGCATGGTTAGGAAATGATGAGACTCATTTTGTAAGAAAATGGGAAAACAAATCGATTACAGATTTGAAGCAACTTATTCAATTAGTAGTAAATTGGATTTCTCAAGAAATTTTGTCAGATAAATTAATAGAATCAATGCCAGAGTAA
- a CDS encoding dUTP diphosphatase, translating into MNLNKLMTIQDDLDKHIEVKKGLQGQDLLDKKILALQVELGELANEWRGFKFWKENPQPRTKHFKGCDNCIGGVSKNSPLLGPYNECEICKSNPLLEEYVDCLHFILSIGLDLNINIDSLKEYFSPKKMLDITDHFLWTNKKILDLYENIRDRNSSKAGLLYLNLFNSLVGLGELLGFTTEQIEQAYLDKNKVNHARQESGY; encoded by the coding sequence ATGAATCTAAATAAATTAATGACAATACAAGATGATTTAGATAAACATATCGAAGTTAAAAAAGGCTTACAAGGACAGGACCTACTAGATAAAAAGATACTAGCTTTACAAGTGGAGTTAGGAGAGTTAGCTAATGAGTGGAGAGGGTTTAAGTTTTGGAAAGAGAATCCACAGCCAAGAACTAAACACTTTAAAGGATGCGATAATTGTATAGGTGGAGTGAGTAAAAACTCACCATTATTAGGACCATATAACGAATGTGAAATTTGTAAATCCAACCCACTACTAGAAGAATACGTTGATTGTCTCCACTTTATATTGTCGATTGGATTGGATTTGAATATTAATATTGATTCTCTTAAAGAGTATTTTTCACCTAAGAAAATGCTAGATATAACAGATCATTTCCTGTGGACAAATAAAAAAATCTTAGATTTATATGAAAACATCAGGGATAGAAACAGTTCAAAAGCAGGTTTGCTTTATCTCAATTTGTTTAATTCTTTAGTCGGTTTAGGTGAACTACTAGGCTTCACCACAGAACAAATAGAACAAGCCTATCTAGATAAAAACAAAGTTAATCATGCTAGACAGGAATCTGGATATTAA
- a CDS encoding AAA family ATPase: MKSIKDVNILKSQGIEQVGSRTCETCKSTVPIYERKGEQYSVCLTCENTKLTKQQTDGYEPLKRRELANKAKTINYIPPELENVTFEDYVPKTNEQIEAMNLVQELIQDKHQALVLQGDPGTGKSHLFRCAARELEKQKVLWTGRDWQGKNKNFEVNKIVIFAKVPELMKLIQSTYKGQTDLTESIILETISKADVLILDEIAGERSKSDNGFETWSGDITYQILDSRQGKCNLYNLNYSSAEVKKKYGETHGKRILSRMASGAEILQVKGPDHRMKGLK; encoded by the coding sequence ATGAAATCAATTAAAGATGTAAACATACTAAAATCACAAGGAATTGAACAAGTAGGCTCTCGAACTTGTGAGACTTGTAAAAGCACAGTTCCCATTTATGAACGCAAAGGAGAGCAATACAGCGTTTGTTTAACCTGTGAGAATACTAAACTAACCAAACAACAAACGGACGGCTATGAGCCTTTAAAAAGGCGAGAATTGGCAAACAAGGCAAAAACGATTAATTATATACCACCAGAACTTGAAAATGTCACCTTTGAGGATTATGTGCCAAAGACAAATGAACAAATTGAAGCTATGAATCTAGTACAAGAATTAATACAAGATAAACATCAAGCTTTGGTACTTCAGGGCGACCCTGGTACAGGGAAATCACATTTATTCCGATGTGCTGCACGAGAATTAGAAAAACAAAAGGTATTGTGGACTGGTCGAGATTGGCAAGGCAAGAATAAGAACTTTGAAGTAAATAAAATTGTTATCTTTGCCAAAGTACCAGAGCTTATGAAGCTCATACAAAGCACGTATAAGGGTCAAACGGATTTAACCGAATCAATCATCTTAGAAACCATTTCAAAAGCTGACGTGCTTATTTTAGACGAAATAGCAGGAGAACGATCTAAGTCAGATAATGGCTTTGAAACATGGTCCGGTGATATAACTTATCAAATATTAGATAGCAGGCAGGGCAAATGTAACCTATACAACTTAAATTACAGTAGTGCTGAGGTTAAAAAGAAGTACGGTGAAACACATGGTAAACGAATATTAAGCAGGATGGCATCTGGAGCAGAGATACTTCAAGTAAAAGGTCCAGACCATCGAATGAAAGGACTGAAATAG
- a CDS encoding conserved phage C-terminal domain-containing protein: MAKYRQVHVEFWQDGFVLDLTPEEKYFYLYLMTNSKTSQCGIYELPKRIMETETGYNRETVDKLIHRFEEYGKISYHEPTREIMILNWTKFNWINSPKVTSLIKKELESVKYEGFVQLFITKCKEYGYGIDTVGIDLGEEREIEREIEREVEEEREEEVKNIPFSEIIDYLNSSAGKKYKSSTNKTKTCIKARWNEGFRLDDFKKVVDTKVTEWKNDSKMSQYLRPETLFGNKFEGYLNQQVEQKPIDAYDQMF, from the coding sequence ATGGCTAAATACAGGCAAGTTCATGTGGAGTTTTGGCAGGATGGGTTTGTTCTGGACCTAACACCGGAAGAAAAATATTTCTACTTGTACCTTATGACAAATAGTAAAACTTCTCAATGTGGCATATATGAGCTTCCTAAAAGAATTATGGAAACTGAAACAGGCTACAACAGAGAAACAGTTGATAAATTAATTCATCGTTTTGAAGAATATGGAAAAATTTCTTATCACGAACCGACACGAGAGATTATGATTTTAAATTGGACGAAGTTTAACTGGATTAACTCTCCAAAGGTAACTTCACTTATTAAGAAAGAGTTAGAAAGCGTGAAGTATGAAGGGTTCGTGCAACTTTTTATTACAAAATGTAAAGAGTATGGATACGGTATAGATACGGTAGGTATAGACCTAGGGGAAGAAAGAGAAATAGAAAGAGAAATAGAAAGAGAAGTAGAAGAAGAAAGAGAAGAAGAAGTAAAAAACATTCCCTTCTCTGAAATAATCGATTACCTAAATTCTTCTGCAGGAAAAAAATATAAATCATCAACCAATAAAACCAAGACATGTATTAAAGCTCGTTGGAATGAAGGATTTAGGTTAGATGATTTTAAAAAGGTCGTAGATACCAAGGTGACGGAATGGAAGAACGACTCTAAAATGAGCCAGTATCTAAGACCAGAAACACTCTTTGGGAATAAGTTTGAAGGTTATCTCAATCAACAAGTTGAACAGAAACCAATTGACGCATATGATCAAATGTTTTAG
- a CDS encoding phage regulatory protein: MDKDLVFIKDKEVVTDSLTIAEVFNKRHDNVIKDIRNLECSEDFSLLNFKESLYQNRGKDYPMYYISQDGFSFLVMGYTGKIAAQFKEKYITEFRRMEKKLNAPKVLSEKEQLIASMELSLQSSKEITEVKNKVSSLEERFDNELTLNHGQATAVNHSVKRRVERLYNDGVMGPLETKRQMYSNIHSNLRRAFQAPTYREIKRQDFDEAVAWIEAWRPM; this comes from the coding sequence ATGGATAAAGATTTAGTGTTTATTAAAGATAAAGAGGTAGTAACGGATAGTTTAACGATTGCAGAAGTATTTAATAAAAGGCATGACAATGTGATAAAAGATATTCGTAATTTAGAATGCAGTGAAGATTTTTCGCTCCTAAATTTTAAGGAGTCACTCTATCAAAACAGAGGTAAGGATTATCCAATGTATTACATTTCCCAAGATGGATTTTCATTTCTAGTAATGGGATACACAGGAAAGATTGCTGCACAATTTAAAGAGAAGTACATCACAGAATTTAGACGAATGGAAAAGAAATTAAATGCACCTAAAGTGTTATCAGAAAAAGAACAATTAATCGCATCTATGGAGTTATCTTTACAATCATCAAAAGAGATAACGGAAGTTAAAAATAAGGTTAGTAGTTTAGAAGAAAGGTTTGACAATGAGCTTACCTTGAATCATGGGCAAGCTACTGCTGTAAATCATTCAGTGAAAAGACGTGTGGAAAGGTTATATAACGATGGGGTTATGGGTCCATTGGAAACCAAAAGACAAATGTACTCAAATATTCATAGCAATTTAAGAAGAGCATTCCAAGCTCCAACCTATCGTGAGATTAAGCGACAAGACTTTGACGAGGCTGTCGCATGGATTGAAGCATGGAGACCAATGTAA
- a CDS encoding HNH endonuclease: MQPVPKPNHKRRKPKRGRLSKITPKVREEVKHRSGGQCERCGTYQSYAFEMAHLEQASQGGRGDEPWNVALLCGPSVNSGTCHHFADYTKDGREWRLSKRQELMEYYGVSSNN; this comes from the coding sequence ATGCAGCCTGTGCCTAAGCCAAACCATAAGCGCAGAAAACCCAAACGTGGGCGGTTAAGCAAGATTACACCTAAAGTACGTGAAGAAGTTAAACACCGCTCTGGTGGTCAATGTGAACGTTGCGGAACATATCAGTCATATGCTTTTGAAATGGCTCATTTGGAACAAGCTTCGCAGGGTGGTCGAGGTGATGAGCCTTGGAATGTAGCATTACTTTGTGGTCCATCTGTTAACTCTGGAACCTGTCATCATTTTGCTGATTACACCAAGGATGGTAGGGAGTGGCGATTATCTAAAAGACAGGAGTTGATGGAATACTATGGAGTCTCAAGTAACAACTAG
- a CDS encoding YqaJ viral recombinase family protein, which yields MITTTSDRFKYIGGSEANMIYMKYDTKTFIKWWEKKLAEVPEEEFNNKSMAIGTILEHDIIDLYESENGVIGIRDESKVKGIARANTDYILGDKVSDVKATSKAFEWLISGKIPPNYKRQLIHYMYVFELPNASIIAYQVDEERLLYPFDSLDVYKLFEIPVNISTTQLQEHRQRVEYLEHCRDLMIFPKE from the coding sequence ATGATAACAACAACCAGTGATCGATTTAAATATATCGGTGGTTCGGAAGCCAATATGATTTACATGAAATACGACACTAAGACTTTTATAAAGTGGTGGGAAAAGAAGTTAGCAGAAGTACCGGAAGAAGAATTTAATAATAAAAGCATGGCTATTGGAACTATCTTAGAACACGACATTATAGATTTATATGAATCGGAAAACGGAGTTATAGGGATACGTGATGAATCCAAAGTAAAAGGCATAGCAAGAGCAAATACTGACTATATTTTGGGTGATAAGGTATCGGATGTAAAAGCAACTTCTAAAGCATTCGAATGGCTTATAAGCGGTAAAATACCACCGAATTACAAACGTCAACTTATTCATTATATGTATGTATTTGAGCTTCCAAATGCTTCAATCATTGCATATCAAGTTGATGAAGAAAGACTGCTTTATCCTTTTGACTCATTAGACGTGTACAAGCTTTTTGAAATACCAGTGAACATTAGTACAACGCAATTACAGGAACACAGGCAGAGAGTGGAATATCTAGAACATTGCAGGGATTTAATGATATTTCCAAAGGAGTGA
- a CDS encoding DUF1071 domain-containing protein — MALKSFQELFNLDISKEVAKRPVKKNSKQTLDYLEWANCIKLLHENGAENVKYGMIYNEQGYPCFYNHNGESPFVRVWVEVDGQKYEEDYPVVNGIYVVSNPTQLDINKAKQRGFVKAVAINTGLGLSLWIKEEHIINTDKDIQKEMNQDETKSLNDQITSLFARALQKVGSKEELYDILQSSKEDFTKLYRSNDHAAKKIVIGQLDVILNDNNNQ; from the coding sequence ATGGCTTTAAAATCATTTCAAGAATTATTTAATTTAGATATATCGAAAGAGGTTGCAAAAAGACCAGTCAAAAAGAATTCAAAACAAACATTGGATTACCTAGAGTGGGCTAACTGCATTAAGTTGCTACATGAAAATGGAGCTGAAAATGTTAAATACGGAATGATCTATAACGAGCAAGGCTATCCATGCTTTTACAACCATAACGGAGAATCACCATTTGTGAGGGTTTGGGTAGAAGTTGATGGTCAGAAGTATGAAGAAGATTACCCAGTAGTAAATGGAATCTATGTAGTTAGTAACCCTACTCAACTAGACATAAACAAAGCAAAACAACGTGGATTCGTAAAAGCTGTAGCGATTAACACTGGTTTAGGTCTTAGCCTTTGGATTAAAGAAGAACACATTATCAATACAGATAAAGATATACAGAAAGAAATGAATCAAGACGAAACTAAATCATTAAATGACCAGATAACTTCATTATTTGCTAGAGCGTTGCAAAAGGTCGGAAGCAAAGAAGAATTATACGACATTCTCCAAAGTTCTAAAGAAGATTTTACTAAGTTATATCGTTCAAATGATCATGCAGCTAAGAAAATCGTTATTGGTCAATTGGATGTGATTCTAAATGATAACAACAACCAGTGA
- a CDS encoding helix-turn-helix transcriptional regulator: protein MFKIHHKLFILRREKRMNQEKTAKFLGIDKQTYYRKESGRGEFTISEAKRLCKLFGCTLDDLFWSEDDAS from the coding sequence GTGTTCAAAATTCATCATAAATTATTCATCTTAAGAAGAGAAAAACGAATGAACCAAGAAAAAACAGCTAAGTTTCTCGGCATAGACAAACAAACTTATTACAGAAAAGAAAGTGGTAGAGGTGAATTTACAATCTCAGAAGCTAAGAGACTATGTAAATTATTCGGTTGTACTTTAGATGATTTGTTCTGGTCAGAAGATGATGCTAGCTAA
- a CDS encoding helix-turn-helix transcriptional regulator, producing the protein MEIKTKDANSIFLSGNNKNVCENNIQKKLVTLRELHNLSYEDMAKYLSISTKTYIRKEQGRSAFKLQETFWISELFNKEYDEIFLRT; encoded by the coding sequence TTGGAAATCAAGACAAAAGATGCTAATTCTATCTTTCTTAGTGGAAATAACAAAAACGTTTGTGAGAATAACATTCAAAAAAAGTTAGTAACATTGCGCGAACTTCATAATTTAAGTTATGAAGATATGGCAAAATATTTAAGTATTTCTACTAAGACGTACATCAGAAAGGAACAAGGGAGATCTGCTTTTAAGCTTCAAGAAACGTTTTGGATTAGCGAATTGTTCAATAAGGAATATGATGAAATTTTTTTGCGAACATAG
- a CDS encoding helix-turn-helix domain-containing protein, with product MNEKALKEFVGERIKNRRKLKKMTQKELGDKIGVRNNTVSQYEKGISSPDHNKLFDIAQALDCNVDEFFPEKQHNELERALKLAERLEVKDVEFLNTLIEKTLSLSESEREKFFESIKFTVEYYDKMK from the coding sequence ATGAACGAGAAAGCGTTAAAGGAATTTGTAGGAGAAAGAATTAAGAATAGAAGAAAGTTGAAAAAAATGACACAAAAAGAATTAGGGGACAAAATCGGCGTCAGAAATAATACTGTTTCTCAATATGAAAAAGGAATTTCTTCACCAGATCACAATAAATTATTTGATATAGCACAAGCATTGGATTGTAATGTGGATGAGTTCTTTCCAGAAAAACAACATAACGAGCTAGAGAGAGCATTAAAACTTGCAGAAAGATTAGAAGTAAAAGACGTTGAATTTTTGAACACATTGATTGAAAAGACCCTCTCACTAAGTGAAAGCGAAAGGGAAAAGTTTTTTGAAAGCATTAAGTTTACAGTTGAATACTACGATAAAATGAAATAA
- a CDS encoding helix-turn-helix transcriptional regulator, which translates to MAFKVGRCLLQHQLDVRNMTQKELAYKLNITPQQISKYVRNKQKMSIEVAGNIAMILGCNIEHLYEWIEVGKQE; encoded by the coding sequence TTGGCTTTTAAAGTCGGAAGATGCCTACTTCAACATCAACTTGATGTTCGTAATATGACTCAAAAAGAATTGGCTTATAAATTAAATATCACGCCTCAGCAAATTAGTAAGTATGTTAGAAATAAGCAAAAAATGTCGATTGAGGTTGCTGGTAACATTGCCATGATATTAGGTTGTAATATTGAACATCTATATGAGTGGATTGAAGTAGGTAAACAAGAGTAG